A single Kryptolebias marmoratus isolate JLee-2015 linkage group LG16, ASM164957v2, whole genome shotgun sequence DNA region contains:
- the LOC108251312 gene encoding uncharacterized protein LOC108251312: MNLLALLLLISGAAGVTIQYPFLSTCAFKGSTVTLPCSFTPLKSFNRDGREIPLKVVRVRWCKNHELCHSTTPSVFDSNSTTNDPGYEYLGDLKGNCTLRIRNIKTSDEPTFRFRMEADDSAGHFVNRTGVKVSVVEGSQMRIKSSSEVTELRGGQSVSLQCTSPFCTFYHLNITWTKDGHALPETGPALQLGPLTSEDSGNYTCGLKTNSRSRSEPIRLQVEAEGGKMATETIIRLVLFGALTLLNVILVSIVIRRMCCLQNSSRAEPRLQEQTRSRSVLDSASLYGPVLVLVLV; the protein is encoded by the exons ATGAATCTGTTGGCTCTTTTGCTGTTAATTTCAG GAGCTGCAGGTGTAACGATTCAGTATCCGTTTCTATCAACTTGTGCTTTTAAAGGATCGACTGTCACCCTGCCCTGCAGCTTCACACCATTAAAGTCTTTCAATCGGGATGGAAGAGAAATTCCTCTGAAGGTCGTCAGAGTCCGCTGGTGTAAAAACCATGAACTCTGTCATTCTACAACCCCGTCTGTGTTTGACAGTAATTCAACGACTAACGACCCTGGATATGAGTACCTGGGGGACCTGAAGGGAAACTGCACCTTACGGATCAGAAACATTAAAACGTCAGATGAGCCAACCTTTCGCTTCAGGATGGAAGCTGATGATTCTGCAGGACATTTTGTAAACCGAACAGGAGTGAAAGTCAGTGTTGTTG aaggGTCACAGATGAGAATAAAGAGCTCCAGTGAAGTCACAGAGCTCAGAGGTGGTCAGTCTGTCTCCCTGCAGTGCACCAGTCCATTCTGCACTTTCTACCACCTGAACATCACCTGGACGAAAGATGGCCACGCCCTCCCAGAGACTGGCCCCGCCCTCCAGCTCGGCCCTCTGACCTCAGAGGATTCTGGGAACTACACCTGTGGTCTGAAGACCAACAGCAGGTCCCGGTCGGAGCCGATCAGGCTGCAGGTGGAAGCTGAGG GTGGCAAAATGGCCACCGAGACAATTATACGACTGGTTCTGTTCGGTGCGCTCACCCTGCTGAACGTCATCTTAGTGTCCATCGTCATCAGAAG GATGTGTTGTTTGCAGAACAGCAGCAGGGCGGAGCCTCGTCTGCAGGAACAG ACTCGATCCAGGTCTGTCCTGGACTCTGCGAGTCTGTACGGGcctgtcctggtcctggtcctggtctgA